The genome window GAATCAACAAATATGAAATCGGCCGTGAGGAATTCCTGAAGCACTGCTACGAATGGAAGGATAAATACGGCGGGCTGATCATTCAGCAGCTCAGGAAGCTCGGCGTCAGCTGTGACTGGGACCGTGAGCGCTTCACCATGGATGAGGATTATTATAAAAAAGTCGTCAGCTCATTTGTCGAACTCTACAATGAAGGAAAAATCTACCGAGGCTACCGTCTTGTGAACTGGTGCCCTGTTTCAAAAAGCGCTATCTCAGATGAAGAAGTTATACCGCGCCAGGTTCAGGGAAAACTCACCTATATCAAATATCCGGTCAAAGGTGAAAGCGGATATATAACGGTTGCAACCACACGTCCTGAAACGATGCTTGGTGATACCGGCGTTGCGGTAAATCCGGAGGATGAACGATATATAGCATATATAGGCAAAACAATTGTCCTGCCTCTGACCGGAAGAGAAATTCCTGTTTTCGCTGACCAGTATGTTGATAAAACCTTCGGCACAGGCGCAGTGAAAGTAACTCCGGCACACGACCCCAACGATTATGAAATGGGAGTTCGCCATGGCCTTGAGATGATCAATATCTTTAATGAAGATGCATCACTCAACCATAACGCACCGGAAGAGTATCAGGGGCTTGACCGCTATGCAGCCAGAGAGAAAGTTGTTCACCGCCTGCAGGAGCTTGGCCTGATTGAAAAGATTGAAGAACATCTGCACAACGTCGGTTACTCAGAACGGGGCGGAGTTCCGATTGAGCCATATCTGAGCGAACAGTGGTTCATGAAGATGGAAGAACTGAGCAAGCCTGCTCTTGATGCTGTTGTTAATAAGGAAGTGAATTTCCATCCTGCTCACTGGGTCAAGACATATGAGCACTGGATGTCAGGCATACGCGACTGGTGTATATCCCGCCAGCTTTGGTGGGGGCACCGCATTCCGGTATGGTACCACAAGGATACCAAAGAAATGTATGTTAACGCGGTTCCTCCGGCTGATATACAAAACTGGCATCAGGACGATGATGTTCTTGACACCTGGGCTTCATCATGGCTCTGGGCGCATGATGTGTTCCGCACTGATGAAGAACAGAAGTATTATCTGCCGACCGATCTGCTGGTCACCGCGCCTGATATTATCTTTTTCTGGGTTGCGCGTATGATTATGGCAACCATTCATTTCAAAAAAGAGATTCCGTTCAGGGATGTATACTTTACTTCAGTGATACGCGATCTGCAGGGACGCAAGATGAGCAAATCGCTCGGCAATTCCCCCGACCCGATTGAGGTGATTAATGAATACGGCGCTGATGCACTACGCTTCACCATCATCTATCTTGCTCCGCTCGGGCAGGATGTGCTTTTTTCAGCCGAGAAGAGTGAGTTCGGAAGAAACTTTGCCAACAAATTATGGAATGCAGGACGTTTCCTCCTGATGAACAAAGGGAGTGAAGATATATCATCAGCAGTGCTGCTCGAGGATGATCTGGTTGACAAGTGGATTAACTCCCGCCTGAACCGGACCCTGCGCGATCTGGAAGAGTCCATGAGCAGGTTCGATATTAACATTGCGTCAAAGACGATATACTCATTTGTCTGGAATGATTTCTGCGACTGGTATATCGAGCTGATCAAAAACAAGCTGTATTCACAGGATCCGGCAGTGAAAGGATCGGCACTCAAAAAAGCCGCGGGTATTTTTGAATCATTGCTTCAGATTGTGCATCCGTTCATGCCGTTTATCACCGAAGAACTGTGGCAGGCATTCGGCACGGAGGACTCAAGAAAGAGTATTTCTGTATCAGGATATCCTGTTTCAGATCTGACGAAAATTGATGACACCGTTGAAAAGGAAATGGGACTGCTGCAGGATGTGATCACCGGAGTCCGTAATATCCGCGGTGAGATGAATATACCGCCTTCAAAGGCGCTCGAAGTTTTTGTCCGCGGCGCTTCCCTTTCGCCGGTGTATGCCGAGTATATAAAGAAGCTTGCTAAAGCTTCTGAAGTAACCATCTCCGAAAATCTGACAAAGCCGCCCAAGTCAGCATCTTCAGTAGTACGCGACTGCGAAATTTTCGTTCCGCTTGAAGGGCTGATTGATCTTGAGGCAGAGCGTGCACGTCTTGAGAAGGAGATCACCCGTCTTAAGGGAGCGCTTACCGGTGTTGAAAAGAAACTGGCAAATCAGTCATTCGTCTCAAATGCTCCTGCTGATGTAGTAGCGAAGGAGAAAGCGAAGCAGAATGACTGGAAACTGCAGATTGAGAAGCTTGAGGAGAGCCTCAAAAATCTGTAATCTGAAGAATGAATGATGAAGTATGAATTCATCCATGATTTTTCTTAGAACATGCAATTTCAGGAAAGATTGTATATAGCGGCGCGATTTAAATTGTCAGACATTATTAATTGCTAAATACTCATTACTAATTCTAATGTCATCCCTCTGGGATTTTGTTTGATGGATTCCAATTGATTGCTACAAAAATTTCATCCCTTCGGGATTTTTTTAACTTCGAAGGCGTGTTATTATTGTAGAAAAAGAATACCAGAGAACACCCGTCCAAACGCCTAGGGCGTGACATTTTATTTGATATATTAACGCACACCGCCCGAAGATGCCTTTATAATGTCATCCCTTCGGGATTTTGGATTGCCTTCTCAAATTGAATCCTACAGTAATGTCATCCCTCCGGGATTTTGTTTTATAGATTCCAATTCATTGCTACAGAAATTTCATCCCTCCGGGATTTTTTAACGCCGAAGGGGTGACATTATTGTAGAATCGGATCATTGCAAGTGCCGTGAAAAACACCGAAGGCGTGACATTTTATGTGATATATTAACCCACACCACCCGCAGATGCATTTACAATGTCATCCCTCCGGGATTTTGGTTTGCTTTCTCAAATTGAATCCTACAGTAATGTCATCCCTCCGGGATTTTTTTAACGCCGAAGGCGTGATATTATTGTAGAAAACATTTACCAACCCCAAACCCCTAAAACGCCAGAGGCGTGATATTATAAATTCCCTGATTACATATATATCTATGAAAGGATTTCAGACATCAGCATGAGGAACAGGGTCTTCTCATCAGTCGCTGAAGTTTTGACGGCAAGTTCAGTTCTGTGAAGAGCATCAATAATCCGGTAAAGGTCTGCCATGGTATATTTGGCTGCAGCTGCTTTACTGTCCTTCAGAAAAAACGGATGCACTCCAATACTCCGCGCCATAACATCATCAGTTTTACTAGTCCGCATCATTTCATGCAGCCGCGCCAGTCCAAAGAAATAGCGAAAGAGCATAGTGAGTGACGGCAGTATGCTGTCTCCTTTACTGACCATACTGTTCGCAATCTTAAAAGCCAGTTCCTTATTGCGCCCGCCCAAAGCATTCTGCAGATCAAATATGGTATATTCTTTTGTATTATCAGAGAGGAGCCGCACTGCATCCGCGGTAATCAGTTCTTCCTCGCCAGCATTGGTAATCATCTTTTCAAGCTGATTCTCAAGCAGACGGGTATCACTTCCGGTGATATCAATAAGAAGCTGCGCATCCATCCAGGAAATTTTCTTTCCCTTTTCAGCCATATATCCGGTCACCCATGAGGCAAGTTCATTGCCTTTGAGTTCCGGCGCTTCATATACAATACCGTAACCCGCCGCCTTCAGCAGAACCCCTTTATCAAAATCCTTTTTAATGCCGTCATAGATGATTACCAGCACTGTGTCAGGTGAGGGAGACTCAAGATAACTGAGGAGACGCTCGCGGTCTTTTGCGTCCGTCTTCTCAAACTCCCTGTAGATAATCAGCTTTTTACCGCCGCCAAACGGATAGGAGAGAGCGGAAGAAAATACATCCGCGCAGGAGTGGGTTGAGCCAAAGTATGTTTCGTTATCAAAGTCTGATAATATATCCGGCTTCACCTTTTCCGTAATCTGTGTTACAAAAGTATTAAGCAGTGACTGATCAGCACCAAAGAGGAGATAGGTATTTTTTACCGCTCCCTTCTTCAGTTCATTCTGCGCGGTCTGAATGCGGTGGATTTGCGGTTTTTCCCTGACAGCAGTCTTGCTCATTCTCCGGATTCCTTTTTTCTCTTTTCATAGCGGGAAGCAAGGATGATCATATATATCAGACCTCCCCAGACCAGCCCGAGAACAAAAATCATATTCACCAGGGTCCTGATTTCCATCATGCACTCTCCTTTCCGCTCCGGGTAAGCAGTTTATTTATTGATATCAGCACCGTGAGCACCAAACCCCACTGAAAGAGCACAGTACCGGCATTCTCCACATGAAACGGATTCCACCACTCGGCATCCCAGGTCACTGATGAGATCAGCCACCAGAGAATCAGGGCAATTGCCTGTACCGGTACTATCCAGGTAATAAGTATATCATACCATCTGCCGATTTTTATATCGCTTCCTTCGTGATTAATCACCCTTTCCCTGAATCGTGACGCGCCATGTTTAATAACCGCGAATGCAATAAACGCACCGCTGAGCATGAGGGCAACTCCCCAGACCCAGTCCTGATTAATCAGGAAGGATGAACTGAACGCGGAGGGAATTCCCAGCACCGCTCCCAGCACGACAACTATGATGATGGCCCGCCGTCTGTTTATACCCGCATCAATAAAGGTACGGGTCGCAAGTTCAACCATGGAAATAAGAGAAGTAAGCGCGGCAAAAAAGAGCGCAAGAAAGAACAAAGATGCAAGGAGAATGTTTACCGATGAGCTTCCGGTGATTTTTTCAAACAGCTGCGGCAGATAGATAAAAGTGAGTCCTGTATTTGCCGGACCGGATTTAGCAATTTCAACCATTGCATCAGCAGAACTTAAGGAGAAGACGGTTGAAAAAATCATCATACCGGCAAGAAGAGAGATGGAATTGTTTCCAAAGCCGATGAGCGCCGCGTTAAGTGCAATATCCTCCTTTTTACGCATATATATAGCATAGACCATAATCAGTCCCCAACCGGCGCCGGTATCCCATGCGTTCTGCGTAAGCGCATTCAGCCAGATGCGGTAATCCGTCAGTTTTTCAAAGTCAGGCGTAAAGAAATACTTCAGGCCGTCAAGAGCACCGGGGAGTGTGACTGCACGGATAAAAAGAATAACAAG of Ignavibacteriales bacterium contains these proteins:
- the holA gene encoding DNA polymerase III subunit delta, yielding MSKTAVREKPQIHRIQTAQNELKKGAVKNTYLLFGADQSLLNTFVTQITEKVKPDILSDFDNETYFGSTHSCADVFSSALSYPFGGGKKLIIYREFEKTDAKDRERLLSYLESPSPDTVLVIIYDGIKKDFDKGVLLKAAGYGIVYEAPELKGNELASWVTGYMAEKGKKISWMDAQLLIDITGSDTRLLENQLEKMITNAGEEELITADAVRLLSDNTKEYTIFDLQNALGGRNKELAFKIANSMVSKGDSILPSLTMLFRYFFGLARLHEMMRTSKTDDVMARSIGVHPFFLKDSKAAAAKYTMADLYRIIDALHRTELAVKTSATDEKTLFLMLMSEILS
- a CDS encoding sodium-dependent transporter, which gives rise to MKQEDFFSSRWMLIISTLGIAVGTGNIWRFSRVVAQNEGGTFLIPWVIFLFLWSLPLIISEFALGKSTRKGPIYAIAETAGKNYAWMGAFIVFVATAIMFYYSVVTGWCLRYFSTAVTGELFAVDDHLAFWNTFSNGYQPALFHLLVILLCGAIVYHGISKGIERVSRYLVPSLLIILVILFIRAVTLPGALDGLKYFFTPDFEKLTDYRIWLNALTQNAWDTGAGWGLIMVYAIYMRKKEDIALNAALIGFGNNSISLLAGMMIFSTVFSLSSADAMVEIAKSGPANTGLTFIYLPQLFEKITGSSSVNILLASLFFLALFFAALTSLISMVELATRTFIDAGINRRRAIIIVVVLGAVLGIPSAFSSSFLINQDWVWGVALMLSGAFIAFAVIKHGASRFRERVINHEGSDIKIGRWYDILITWIVPVQAIALILWWLISSVTWDAEWWNPFHVENAGTVLFQWGLVLTVLISINKLLTRSGKESA
- a CDS encoding valine--tRNA ligase, with translation MSNQPELAKAYNPSEVEDKWYRKWEEEKIFRSVPESGKKPYTIVIPPPNITGSLTMGHILNNTIQDIFIRLKRMQGFNACWVPGTDHASIATETKVYNFLKDQGINKYEIGREEFLKHCYEWKDKYGGLIIQQLRKLGVSCDWDRERFTMDEDYYKKVVSSFVELYNEGKIYRGYRLVNWCPVSKSAISDEEVIPRQVQGKLTYIKYPVKGESGYITVATTRPETMLGDTGVAVNPEDERYIAYIGKTIVLPLTGREIPVFADQYVDKTFGTGAVKVTPAHDPNDYEMGVRHGLEMINIFNEDASLNHNAPEEYQGLDRYAAREKVVHRLQELGLIEKIEEHLHNVGYSERGGVPIEPYLSEQWFMKMEELSKPALDAVVNKEVNFHPAHWVKTYEHWMSGIRDWCISRQLWWGHRIPVWYHKDTKEMYVNAVPPADIQNWHQDDDVLDTWASSWLWAHDVFRTDEEQKYYLPTDLLVTAPDIIFFWVARMIMATIHFKKEIPFRDVYFTSVIRDLQGRKMSKSLGNSPDPIEVINEYGADALRFTIIYLAPLGQDVLFSAEKSEFGRNFANKLWNAGRFLLMNKGSEDISSAVLLEDDLVDKWINSRLNRTLRDLEESMSRFDINIASKTIYSFVWNDFCDWYIELIKNKLYSQDPAVKGSALKKAAGIFESLLQIVHPFMPFITEELWQAFGTEDSRKSISVSGYPVSDLTKIDDTVEKEMGLLQDVITGVRNIRGEMNIPPSKALEVFVRGASLSPVYAEYIKKLAKASEVTISENLTKPPKSASSVVRDCEIFVPLEGLIDLEAERARLEKEITRLKGALTGVEKKLANQSFVSNAPADVVAKEKAKQNDWKLQIEKLEESLKNL